Proteins found in one Streptomyces sp. CB09001 genomic segment:
- the rpsR gene encoding 30S ribosomal protein S18 encodes MAKPPVRKPKKKVCAFCKDKVTYVDYKDTNMLRKFISDRGKIRARRVTGNCTQHQRDVATAVKNSREMALLPYTSTAR; translated from the coding sequence ATGGCTAAGCCGCCTGTGCGCAAGCCGAAGAAGAAGGTCTGCGCGTTCTGCAAGGACAAGGTCACGTACGTGGACTACAAGGACACGAACATGCTGCGGAAGTTCATTTCCGACCGCGGCAAGATCCGTGCCCGCCGCGTGACCGGCAACTGCACCCAGCACCAGCGCGACGTCGCCACGGCTGTGAAGAACAGCCGTGAGATGGCGCTGCTGCCCTACACCTCCACCGCGCGATAA
- a CDS encoding MATE family efflux transporter, translating to MTQAPARTRSVRRRHDREIVALAVPAFGALVAEPLFVMADSAIVGHLGTAQLAGLGIASALLTTAVSVFVFLAYATTAAVSRRVGAGDLQAAIRQGMDGIWLALLLGAAVIAVFLPTAPSLVELFGASDTAAPYATTYLRISSLGIPAMLVVLASTGVLRGLQNTRTPLYVAVAGFIANAVLNVLLVYGAGLGIAGSAWGTVIAQCGMAAVYLWVVVRGARRHGASLRPDLAGIRASAQAGMPLLVRTLSLRAILMIATAVAARLGDADIAAHQIVLSLWSLLAFALDAIAIAGQAIIGRYLGAGDAQGARDACRRMVEWGVAVGVVLGLLVVLSRPAFLPLFTGDSLVKDAALPALVIVAVAQPVCGVVYVLDGVLMGAGDGPYLAWAMLLTLAVFTPAALLVPTLGGGLTALWAAMTLMMAMRLVTLWLRTRSGRWIVTGATR from the coding sequence ATGACACAGGCCCCCGCGCGTACCCGGTCCGTCCGGCGTCGGCATGACCGAGAGATCGTCGCGCTGGCCGTTCCGGCCTTCGGAGCGCTCGTCGCCGAGCCCCTCTTCGTCATGGCCGACAGTGCCATCGTCGGCCATCTCGGAACCGCTCAGCTCGCCGGACTCGGCATCGCCTCGGCCCTGCTCACCACGGCCGTCAGCGTATTCGTCTTCCTCGCCTACGCCACCACCGCGGCCGTCTCGCGCCGCGTCGGCGCGGGCGACCTGCAAGCAGCGATCCGTCAGGGCATGGACGGCATCTGGCTGGCACTGCTGCTCGGCGCCGCCGTCATCGCCGTCTTTCTGCCCACGGCCCCCTCCCTCGTGGAACTCTTCGGCGCTTCCGACACCGCAGCCCCCTATGCCACCACCTATCTGCGGATTTCCTCCCTCGGCATCCCCGCCATGCTCGTCGTGCTGGCTTCGACCGGTGTCCTGAGGGGACTGCAGAACACCCGGACCCCTCTCTACGTGGCCGTGGCCGGCTTCATCGCCAACGCCGTCCTCAACGTCCTGCTCGTCTACGGCGCCGGACTCGGCATCGCGGGCTCCGCCTGGGGCACCGTCATCGCCCAGTGCGGCATGGCCGCGGTCTACCTGTGGGTGGTCGTCCGCGGAGCCCGACGTCACGGCGCCTCCTTGCGCCCGGACCTGGCCGGCATCAGGGCTTCCGCCCAGGCCGGGATGCCCCTGCTCGTGCGCACGCTCTCCCTGCGGGCGATTCTCATGATCGCGACGGCCGTGGCGGCCCGCCTCGGAGACGCCGACATCGCCGCGCATCAGATCGTCCTGTCCCTGTGGAGCCTGCTCGCGTTCGCCCTCGACGCCATCGCCATCGCGGGGCAGGCCATTATCGGGCGCTATCTGGGCGCGGGCGACGCCCAGGGTGCGCGCGACGCGTGTCGCAGGATGGTGGAGTGGGGCGTCGCGGTCGGGGTCGTACTGGGTCTGCTCGTGGTGCTGTCCCGCCCGGCGTTCCTGCCCCTGTTCACCGGCGACTCCTTGGTCAAGGACGCCGCGCTGCCCGCGCTGGTGATCGTGGCCGTCGCACAGCCGGTCTGCGGCGTGGTCTACGTCCTGGACGGCGTCCTCATGGGTGCGGGCGACGGACCCTACCTGGCCTGGGCCATGCTGCTCACTCTGGCGGTCTTCACTCCCGCGGCGCTTCTCGTCCCGACGCTCGGCGGTGGGCTCACCGCCCTGTGGGCGGCCATGACGCTGATGATGGCGATGCGTCTGGTGACGCTGTGGCTGCGTACCCGATCGGGGCGCTGGATCGTCACCGGGGCGACGCGCTGA
- the rplI gene encoding 50S ribosomal protein L9, translating to MKIILTHEVTGLGAAGDVVDVKDGYARNYLIPRKFAIRWTKGGEKDVAQIRRARKIHEIQTIEQANQVKAQLEGVKVRLAVRSGDAGRLFGSVTPADVASAIKAAGGPEVDKRRIELGSPIKTLGAHETSVRLHPEVDAKVSVEVVAA from the coding sequence ATGAAGATCATCCTCACCCACGAGGTCACCGGCCTCGGTGCCGCGGGCGACGTCGTCGACGTCAAGGACGGTTACGCTCGCAACTACCTGATCCCGCGGAAGTTCGCGATCCGCTGGACCAAGGGTGGCGAGAAGGACGTCGCGCAGATCCGTCGGGCTCGCAAGATCCACGAGATCCAGACCATCGAGCAGGCCAACCAGGTGAAGGCCCAGCTCGAGGGTGTGAAGGTCCGTCTGGCCGTCCGCTCCGGCGACGCCGGTCGTCTCTTCGGCTCCGTCACCCCGGCCGACGTCGCTTCGGCGATCAAGGCCGCCGGTGGCCCCGAGGTCGACAAGCGCCGCATCGAGCTGGGCTCGCCGATCAAGACCCTGGGCGCCCACGAGACGTCCGTGCGTCTGCACCCCGAGGTTGACGCCAAGGTCAGCGTCGAGGTTGTCGCTGCCTGA
- a CDS encoding single-stranded DNA-binding protein yields the protein MAGETVITVVGNLVDDPELRFTPSGAAVAKFRVASTPRTFDRQTNEWKDGESLFLTCSVWRQAAENVAESLQRGMRVIVQGRLKQRSYEDREGVKRTVYELDVDEVGASLRSATAKVTKTSGQGRGGQGGYGGGGGQGGGGWGGGSGGGQQGGGAPADDPWATGGAPAGGQQGGGGQGGGGWGGGSGGGQQGGGYSDEPPF from the coding sequence ATGGCAGGCGAGACCGTCATCACGGTCGTCGGCAATCTTGTCGACGACCCCGAGCTGCGCTTCACCCCGTCCGGTGCGGCCGTCGCGAAGTTCCGCGTCGCGTCGACTCCCCGCACCTTCGACCGCCAGACGAACGAGTGGAAGGACGGCGAAAGCCTCTTCCTGACCTGCTCGGTCTGGCGTCAGGCGGCGGAGAACGTCGCCGAGTCGCTCCAGCGAGGCATGCGCGTCATCGTGCAGGGCCGGCTGAAGCAGCGGTCCTACGAGGACCGTGAGGGCGTCAAGCGCACGGTCTACGAGCTGGACGTCGACGAGGTCGGCGCCAGCCTGCGCAGCGCCACGGCCAAGGTCACCAAGACCTCCGGCCAGGGCCGCGGAGGCCAGGGCGGTTACGGCGGCGGTGGCGGCCAGGGTGGCGGCGGCTGGGGCGGCGGCTCCGGCGGCGGCCAGCAGGGCGGCGGCGCTCCGGCCGACGACCCCTGGGCGACCGGTGGTGCTCCCGCCGGTGGCCAGCAGGGCGGTGGCGGCCAGGGTGGCGGCGGCTGGGGCGGTGGCTCCGGCGGCGGCCAGCAGGGCGGCGGCTACTCGGACGAGCCCCCCTTCTAA